A single region of the Chitinophaga niabensis genome encodes:
- a CDS encoding DUF6728 family protein has protein sequence MKSIWRQILEYLYIRKRDKSQVANTNTKLMHGMNRISIIMFLIAIIIIIIKLIRR, from the coding sequence ATGAAAAGCATCTGGCGCCAGATATTGGAATATCTCTACATCCGCAAGCGGGACAAGTCCCAGGTGGCGAACACCAACACCAAACTCATGCATGGCATGAACAGGATCTCGATCATTATGTTCCTGATCGCGATCATTATCATTATTATTAAATTGATCAGGCGGTAA